The following proteins come from a genomic window of Aptenodytes patagonicus chromosome 21, bAptPat1.pri.cur, whole genome shotgun sequence:
- the LOC143169891 gene encoding heat shock transcription factor, X-linked-like — protein MAGSFSQAVKKVVKMEPPSPETSWASDPEEPGWWAASTSPDHPGGDRGTSWHAAAGPLPGENAFQGLPDESWAPIIRFHFWEEISANTKPSSARLFLQKLWKIVGSHRFQSIWWGDDGNCVVIAEKLFRKEVLGRRGPLKIFETESMRGFILQLNLHGFCRMEGDALVSASIEELQAVAAAGSALGKLLFYYSPFFRRDYPNLLRMCTQSAGERKSAPAASPLGPTMKKDHLRRRRPDAQPAVGAAAAENDTQTAATPSSTPTEPRADTTARTGSAAPPPPKRHCSHSPAGIQEAAPAPSTASPHPVTPPAPNSPFTPAVGLPTLPSRQTNLAAMKVPGAGLPPFCAPWFATAILAAPSAAPVPGPPHGQAPTHRHCPTCTCGPNAAAAGNGVGPQRGLD, from the exons ATGGCTGGAAGTTTCAGCCAAGCTGTGAAGAAAGTAGTTAAAATGGAGCCGCCTTCACCAGAGACATCCTGGGCTTCCGACCCAGAGGAGCCAGGTTGGTGGGCGGCTTCAACATCTCCTGACCATCCAGGAGGCGATAGGGGAACATCTTGGCATGCTGCCGCCGGACCTCTCCCAGGAGAAAACGCCTTTCAAGGTTTGCCTGACGAATCTTGGGCCCCCATCATACGCTTTCATTTCTGGGAGGAGATCTCTGCCAACACCAAGCCGTCTTCAGCCCGCCTGTTCCTCCAGAAGCTCTGGAAGATCGTCGGCAGCCATCGCTTCCAGTCAATCTGGTGGGGCGACGATGGAAACTGCGTCGTGATCGCAGaaaaactcttcagaaaggaagtgctggggaggaggggacccCTGAAGATCTTTGAAACCGAGTCCATGAGAGGCTTCATTCTCCAGCTTAACCTCCACGGCTTCTGCAGAATGGAAGGGGATGCTCTCGTATCTGCCTCCATCGAGGAGCTGCAAGCAGTAGCGGCAGCAGGTTCTGCTCTGGGCAAG CTGCTCTTCTACTACAGCCCCTTTTTTCGGAGAGATTACCCCAACCTCCTCAGGATGTGCACGCAAAGTGCTGGTGAAAGAAAGAGCGCCCCGGCTGCATCCCCGCTGGGCCCCACGATGAAGAAAGACCACCTGAGAAGAAGACGACCTGATGCTCAGCCGGCGGTAGGAGCTGCGGCGGCGGAGAACGACACCCAGACAGCTGCAACCCCCAGCTCCACACCGACCGAGCCACGGGCTGACACAACCGCCCGGACGGGCAGTGCCGCTCCACCCCCACCAAAACGGCACTGCAGCCACAGCCCCGCCGGCATCCAGGAGGCGGCTCCTGCTCCATCCACGGCGTCACCACACCCTGTCACACCTCCTGCCCCCAACAGTCCCTTCACACCAGCCGTGGGACTCCCCACACTTCCATCTCGGCAGACAAATCTAGCTGCTATGAAGGTCCCCGGGGCTGGCCTGCCTCCGTTCTGCGCGCCGTGGTTTGCGACGGCCATACTGGCAGCACCTTCTGCCGCTCCCGTGCCAGGGCCACCGCACGGCCAAGCTCCCACCCACCGCCACTGCCCAACCTGCACCTGCGGCCCAAATGCCGCAGCTGCCGGCAACGGGGTTGGACCCCAACGGGGGCTGGACTAG
- the LOC143169892 gene encoding heat shock transcription factor, X-linked-like codes for MAGSFSQAVKKVVKMEPPSPETSWASDPEEPGWWAASTSPDHPGGDRGTSWHAAAGPLPGENAFQGLPDESWAPIIRFHFWEEISANTKPSSARLFLQKLWKIVGSHRFQSIWWGDDGNCVVIAEKLFRKEVLGRRGPLKIFETESMRGFILQLNLHGFCRMEGDALVSASIEELQAVAAAGSALGKLLFYYSPFFRRDYPNLLRMCTQSAGERKSAPAASPLGPTMKKDHLRRRRPDAQPAVGAAAAENDTQTAATPSSTPTEPRADTTARTGSAAPPPPKRHCSHSPAGIQEAAPAPSTASPHPVTPPAPNSPFTPAVGLPTLPSRQTNLAAMQVPGAGLPPFCAPWFATAILAAPSAAPVPGPPHGQAPTHRHCPTCTCGPNAAAAGNGVGPQRGLD; via the exons ATGGCTGGAAGTTTCAGCCAAGCTGTGAAGAAAGTAGTTAAAATGGAGCCGCCTTCACCAGAGACATCCTGGGCTTCTGACCCAGAGGAGCCAGGTTGGTGGGCGGCTTCAACATCTCCTGACCATCCAGGAGGTGATAGGGGAACATCTTGGCATGCTGCCGCCGGACCTCTCCCAGGAGAAAACGCCTTTCAAGGTTTGCCTGACGAATCTTGGGCCCCCATCATACGCTTTCATTTCTGGGAGGAGATCTCTGCCAACACCAAGCCGTCTTCAGCCCGCCTGTTCCTCCAGAAGCTCTGGAAGATCGTCGGCAGCCATCGCTTCCAGTCAATCTGGTGGGGCGACGATGGAAACTGCGTCGTGATCGCAGaaaaactcttcagaaaggaagtgctggggaggaggggacccCTGAAGATCTTTGAAACCGAGTCCATGAGAGGCTTCATTCTCCAGCTTAACCTCCACGGCTTCTGCAGAATGGAAGGGGATGCTCTCGTATCTGCCTCCATCGAGGAGCTGCAAGCAGTAGCGGCAGCAGGTTCTGCTCTGGGCAAG CTGCTCTTCTACTACAGCCCCTTTTTTCGGAGAGATTACCCCAACCTCCTCAGGATGTGCACGCAAAGTGCTGGTGAAAGAAAGAGCGCCCCGGCTGCATCCCCGCTGGGCCCCACGATGAAGAAAGACCACCTGAGAAGAAGACGACCTGATGCTCAGCCGGCGGTAGGAGCTGCGGCGGCGGAGAACGACACCCAGACAGCTGCAACCCCCAGCTCCACACCGACCGAGCCACGGGCTGACACAACCGCCCGGACGGGCAGTGCCGCTCCACCCCCACCAAAACGGCACTGCAGCCACAGCCCCGCCGGCATCCAGGAGGCGGCTCCTGCTCCATCCACGGCGTCACCACACCCTGTCACACCTCCTGCCCCCAACAGTCCCTTCACACCAGCCGTGGGACTCCCCACACTTCCATCTCGGCAGACAAATCTAGCTGCTATGCAGGTCCCCGGGGCTGGCCTGCCTCCGTTCTGCGCGCCGTGGTTTGCGACGGCCATACTGGCAGCACCTTCTGCCGCTCCCGTGCCAGGGCCACCGCACGGCCAAGCTCCCACCCACCGCCACTGCCCAACCTGCACCTGCGGCCCAAATGCCGCAGCTGCCGGCAACGGGGTTGGACCCCAACGGGGGCTGGACTAG